A single window of Pseudomonadota bacterium DNA harbors:
- a CDS encoding DDE-type integrase/transposase/recombinase: MFPALRIADILQNRNPEVKPKDDFQEKYPNYRNFAVPPLPPLTEPPQKAQPLQKNYKKLLAEYEQVHSKPLVPVRYRAGSVRVPDLVVCPCCNAPHQYIYYNDGKKRTQLLCKVCGQLFQADRRFQRKTKYYCPYCHHALFTWKERKEVAIYKCRNNNCEYRMRKMNKLNEREKELVKIRSSQFKLAYQYREYHFALYDLTHSTPEDQSLNLTRTHNGPNILGLILAFYVSFALSARKTALVLRSVFGISISHQTVLNYAAAAAFYCHRFNLKHKGSIDLISAGDEAYIKIMGKHRYVFFFISSENLKITAYHVADSREPLPAIIAMNEAIRTAEPGQTIILVTDGNPSYPAGIHYLNEQRGKDASLTHKKVIGLQNLDSESEAYRVFKQLIERLNRTFKHHVRPSHGFNSLNGAISLVTLFVTHYNFLRPHMSLNWKTPIHMPELEGVNTIQGRWQKILSLAA, translated from the coding sequence TTGTTTCCGGCCTTGCGGATAGCGGATATTCTCCAGAACCGCAATCCGGAAGTGAAACCAAAAGACGACTTCCAAGAGAAGTACCCCAATTACAGAAACTTTGCTGTTCCGCCCCTGCCGCCCCTGACGGAGCCTCCACAGAAGGCTCAACCTCTTCAAAAGAACTACAAGAAACTCCTTGCAGAATATGAGCAGGTCCACAGCAAACCTCTTGTTCCCGTACGATATCGGGCCGGCTCTGTTCGTGTGCCTGACCTCGTGGTATGCCCCTGCTGTAATGCTCCCCATCAGTACATTTACTACAACGACGGGAAGAAAAGGACCCAGCTTCTCTGCAAGGTCTGCGGGCAGCTCTTTCAGGCAGACAGGCGGTTCCAAAGAAAGACAAAATATTACTGTCCCTACTGTCACCATGCACTGTTTACGTGGAAGGAAAGGAAAGAGGTCGCCATCTACAAATGCCGCAATAATAATTGTGAGTACCGGATGCGGAAGATGAACAAACTCAACGAGCGGGAAAAGGAATTGGTAAAAATACGGAGTTCACAGTTCAAGCTTGCCTATCAGTACCGGGAGTATCATTTTGCACTTTACGATCTTACCCATTCTACGCCGGAGGATCAGTCCCTCAATCTCACAAGAACCCACAACGGCCCTAACATCCTTGGCCTTATCCTCGCCTTCTACGTCTCCTTTGCGCTTTCTGCCAGGAAGACCGCCCTTGTCTTGCGATCGGTATTTGGCATCTCCATTTCCCACCAGACAGTCCTGAACTATGCTGCTGCAGCTGCCTTCTACTGTCATAGGTTCAACTTGAAGCATAAAGGGTCCATCGATCTTATAAGCGCAGGCGATGAGGCCTATATAAAGATTATGGGTAAACATCGCTATGTCTTCTTTTTCATCTCATCGGAGAATCTGAAGATCACCGCATACCATGTAGCCGACAGTAGGGAACCGCTTCCTGCGATCATCGCTATGAACGAGGCGATCCGCACGGCAGAGCCGGGACAGACAATAATTCTTGTCACCGATGGCAACCCGTCATATCCTGCGGGGATACACTACCTGAACGAACAGAGAGGAAAAGATGCGTCGCTTACTCACAAGAAGGTGATAGGACTCCAGAACTTAGACAGCGAGTCGGAAGCCTACCGGGTTTTCAAGCAGCTTATTGAAAGACTGAACAGGACCTTTAAACATCATGTAAGGCCCTCGCACGGGTTTAACAGCCTCAATGGTGCGATATCACTCGTCACGCTATTTGTCACCCATTACAACTTCTTGAGGCCTCACATGTCTTTGAATTGGAAAACACCCATTCACATGCCGGAACTGGAAGGGGTCAACACCATCCAGGGCAGGTGGCAGAAAATACTTTCCCTTGCTGCCTGA
- a CDS encoding thermonuclease family protein yields the protein MNLEMVESGYAWAYMQYVDKPYVSEFYNAEQRARKERKGLWKQSNPTPPWEWRKSAKIIEQICK from the coding sequence ATCAACCTTGAAATGGTTGAATCGGGATATGCCTGGGCGTATATGCAATACGTCGACAAACCTTATGTCTCGGAGTTCTACAACGCTGAGCAACGGGCGCGAAAGGAACGAAAAGGACTTTGGAAGCAATCAAACCCGACCCCTCCCTGGGAGTGGAGAAAAAGTGCAAAAATAATTGAACAAATTTGCAAATAA
- a CDS encoding DUF2158 domain-containing protein, with amino-acid sequence MVQLKFGGPKMTVRDLLMDKSHCTCKWFSGSRLEDGHFPEDALTVPATDNKEKVS; translated from the coding sequence ATCGTACAACTAAAATTTGGAGGTCCCAAAATGACCGTGCGTGACCTATTGATGGACAAAAGCCACTGCACATGCAAATGGTTCAGTGGCAGCAGACTGGAAGACGGGCATTTTCCTGAAGATGCCCTGACGGTTCCGGCAACTGACAACAAGGAGAAAGTATCATGA
- a CDS encoding DUF4384 domain-containing protein: MLNTRRLLILLSVSHCLFFFICLSMAHAERLVKSIAAEGSCAIVGMSAEQCQLIALQRARSSAIEQAAGVSVTSSTLVTNMALTAEFIKTYAKGFIVKEKAEWLPLTQYQKDPSTPPIPEYRVKIAADVSTPELKIKPIGLNAKANSSIYKNGEKAFIEVNTARAALIAIFNITADDKVVMFYPNDHDKENALNAGRKFIYPDINSRTELIMHTLPNHSRDTEAFFIVAMDPAHNRAFASIFTALKPVDFTAFFKRYSEIADYCEDTIIAYEVIDAR; the protein is encoded by the coding sequence ATGCTCAATACACGAAGGTTATTGATATTATTATCTGTTTCACATTGTCTATTTTTCTTTATATGCCTGAGCATGGCCCATGCTGAAAGGCTTGTCAAAAGTATAGCGGCAGAAGGTTCCTGTGCCATCGTAGGCATGAGCGCTGAGCAGTGCCAGTTGATTGCGCTCCAGCGGGCGCGATCATCAGCGATTGAGCAGGCGGCAGGCGTGAGTGTTACTTCCAGTACCCTCGTCACCAATATGGCCCTCACCGCTGAATTCATTAAGACATACGCAAAGGGATTCATTGTAAAAGAAAAGGCGGAATGGCTGCCGCTTACCCAGTATCAGAAAGACCCGTCAACCCCGCCGATACCGGAATACAGGGTTAAGATTGCAGCTGATGTGTCAACACCCGAATTGAAAATAAAACCAATCGGTCTTAATGCTAAAGCAAACAGTTCCATCTACAAAAACGGTGAAAAGGCATTTATTGAGGTAAATACAGCACGAGCAGCGCTTATCGCAATCTTCAATATTACCGCTGATGATAAAGTGGTTATGTTTTACCCCAACGACCACGACAAGGAAAACGCTTTAAATGCAGGCAGAAAATTTATCTATCCAGATATAAATTCCCGGACAGAACTCATTATGCACACACTCCCGAATCATTCACGGGACACCGAGGCATTCTTTATCGTTGCCATGGACCCTGCACATAACCGCGCATTCGCCAGTATATTCACCGCTCTGAAGCCGGTAGACTTCACCGCATTCTTTAAACGATACTCAGAAATCGCGGATTATTGCGAAGATACCATCATTGCATATGAGGTTATTGATGCCAGATAG
- a CDS encoding formylglycine-generating enzyme family protein, translating into MPDRGFQNSNKLSCYSRMFISVLTILLTFFSSSFAASVENAVARQEGNRAVWEFEVVSDTQEEEDLTLTSTIDGKTLDNKDLHFEGDFPKTKPGKGKKIYWNVLQDFPRGIQGNLDWELLAGGKAKVFTDPVTGMEFVFVKGGCFDMGDTSGSTNEKPVHNVCVSDFSISKYEVSQGQWKAIMGNNPSRFSSCGDTCPVETVSWNDVHNFIQKLNSRTGKSYRLPTEAEWEYAARSGGKKEKYAGTSSNSNLGSYA; encoded by the coding sequence ATGCCAGATAGGGGCTTTCAGAACAGCAACAAATTGTCATGTTATTCGCGTATGTTCATCTCTGTGCTGACAATTTTATTAACCTTCTTTTCATCCTCCTTTGCCGCAAGTGTAGAGAACGCTGTCGCCAGGCAGGAAGGTAACAGGGCTGTGTGGGAGTTTGAGGTCGTCTCCGATACACAGGAGGAAGAAGACTTGACGCTCACCAGTACTATTGACGGCAAAACACTCGATAACAAAGACCTTCACTTTGAAGGGGACTTCCCGAAAACCAAACCCGGCAAGGGCAAGAAGATATACTGGAACGTGTTGCAGGACTTCCCAAGGGGTATACAGGGTAATCTTGACTGGGAGCTTTTGGCTGGCGGCAAAGCCAAGGTATTTACTGACCCCGTAACCGGTATGGAATTTGTCTTCGTCAAAGGCGGCTGTTTCGACATGGGGGATACCTCCGGCAGCACCAATGAAAAGCCCGTCCACAATGTCTGCGTCTCTGATTTCTCCATAAGCAAATATGAGGTGAGCCAGGGACAGTGGAAGGCCATCATGGGGAATAACCCTTCACGTTTTTCATCCTGCGGCGATACATGCCCCGTAGAGACTGTTTCCTGGAATGATGTCCATAACTTCATTCAAAAGCTCAACAGCAGAACTGGCAAATCCTATCGTCTTCCCACAGAGGCAGAATGGGAATATGCAGCCCGTAGTGGCGGTAAGAAAGAGAAATATGCAGGCACAAGCTCCAATTCAAACCTTGGAAGCTATGCC